A segment of the Amblyomma americanum isolate KBUSLIRL-KWMA chromosome 6, ASM5285725v1, whole genome shotgun sequence genome:
tatttggcattgcagctgatattgagcatgacagtccttctaacacagtcaggctttctgagacaacagcactctagcatctccggtaatttgattcattacgaggctcagagatactaatacttggtagcctagagaaataaattgctATAGAAATTCTACTACTGCAGAAAACAACAAATAAGAGAAATCAAGGAATTACAGAaatgattacaagatgcccataaagatgggcacaaaaaggaggtgagatgtagttcgactaaaaaaatatcagatgcgagtatatttcagggtgacaaaatccattTATTGAGACTTTCtatgcgcacagggtgcagaactgtaaagcactgcatggctggctgcatctatttagaaggccattcctcttcatttcttccaaaaaagtggcagcaaagcataaaaagccgactgctgaaatttattttcagctgaatgccacatacaaaatgacaagggtggaatgttaatgattcgaaaggaaaccttaaacaagatgcgatgaacACTGGCATTGGTAAAACCCCcacagatgtgcaaaaaaaagctgccagattatttttgctgctgaatgtattaaaaccaaagctgcctgagcgcacatgagttttgtttaggtatagcttgctatacacatcctgagctTCTGGTGCAGTTGACTGCAGATTACCTGCAggcacttgcacacatacaaaacccacactagaatctgcgtactgtgcattgcccactatagtgccttttccaaagtagcaatgtttactgccacacatatacataactcacaagtcgcatgattcctcccaacatgtatgcaacaaaacattgcaaccgcttcgagccatctctacaggccccacCGGACCGTTCCTGCTAAGTGTcaaaaaaagtggctaagatatgaTTTGTCATATTCAATGTTACAAACTATTTTtgcaaagcatgcagcaaagctagcgagagtgctcaagcacacctatgcttgactaaaaagtagccaaaatctttttacatgtaaactgaagtagccgaagTTAGAATGTGATttgtaaaactgtatgcataacagctagacaagagagcagagaaggtaatggcaaacaggggctcattatgggctacatgatggactctaacagtcgcttccatcatggcatctgacagttaaacaataggccagctagcattcaattcaagcttatttccatgcaaaatgctttcaccgatggctacaagttataacataaaaattttcgttgttaagtagaggcaaccagagggttcatggacgatggcaaatgtggcggcacccacgaatgcctatactgagtcagcatcacttaggcctcagtacctaaaattcaagcttcagggcaaatgactgctaagtaccgtccgtcttctgtttccatggcatgagaagtacatattcaataaaagttgttcattatgagtaatttctctgatcatgcactgccgcactgcacatagagcataggcttttaagctgcttttatcctcacacgaCCTAACTGAAACCATCAATcaacctcctgtaaataaactttcacatgaagacaacaTCCACAATTATTTGATCACGTCTTGTATGTTTGGCATTATCCTTTTTTGGTGCTTTCATATTATAAACccctaacaaacctgagtcgtaattctcacatacactgatgggGTGAGTATATTGcccctgagataaatccagctacagCTAGCAATTATCTCTCAGTTCATCCATTTATTACACTCCAGCGCATAAAAATACacgaagaggatagacaccacggacaccggacaTATTTTTGAGCGCTgaaatgatgtctcataattcttcccggaaccgactatcccagccctctatTCTTAGCCTTGTGGataaccttttccttgccttccgctgtcacctgctgagcacttgccactggaactgcatagtacaactgcttctgttgaccagatgggaatggcagttctcttgtgaaatactgcatcctttgggattcccttcacGGTTTAATGCactgccttctctaccttgaatttaGATACACCTAATAGAAAAAGAATacgcatataaaaattcttagccatatttgcagccagtaatatgataataattgtatttgtacGCTTCACAGAAAACACAGCAGTATACGTTAACGCCAtttgaagcaagaaagtaagaaatcatttcgtttattatcaacacaagacttgcaccttgacgttgatggtgtcatgcaatagtggtgagttctgatagtagtgtgaagtacaaaaggcaactgcttgcttcgaattttagaacatgcaactttaactgcacaattataGAAAAAAATCgacttcatccttgaaaatcgcagattagtatgtgtggtagcaaatactgaaaataaaaatagtaggagcactaccagtgtttaaatcaacacgcggtgactggtttggtttatggtttggtttatatggatttaacgtcccaaagcgactcaggctataagacaccgtaatgaaggactccagaactttcgaccacctggggttctttagaatgctctgacaccgcacagtacacgggcctcaaaaatttcgccttcatcgaaatttgaccgccgcggccgggattgaattcgcgtctttcaggccagcagccgagtgccataaccactcagccaccgcggtggcttcgcagtgactggtaagagcaattttctaattgcagttcttgcccatACCCTTGTcgagcaaggcactaatgccggttgacctgtAGTAAATCTAAcgtgtcctcaacatgctgcctagttagcaaagttcttgtagtcaaaattgaacgaaacattatttttcagctagaagcgcatgaggtattgatatagtccaaggcaaacaacttagtgccttagaatagtgttcaacgaggggcccacacgcagaGACACTTGACTTGCCACTGTTTCTTTATGcaaagtaatacaggagtgcatggcctgtggtgttcatgctaagaaatacaaaatataaaaagaaacaaaactgaagtgcaaagaaaaattagagacaagttctgtcattaaaccttatgtgacactagagagtacatttcatttcatttcattttcatttattcatactgtcagcctgGGCGGGCTAATACTGGAGTGGATatcaaacttgaaacagaaaaagaacacattaaacaaacactgagatcaaAACTAAATTTCATACCTAattgtgtttgccacttgaacaaaaaaaaacattgtcatagaaatcaagcagaacataaaacattgggcagtttatctaaaaattcgctaAGTGATTGTGCCGTGACAACGGAgtttggtaacatattccattTCTTAATGACTCtcgggaaaaaactaaatttaaagcaatcatttctgacaggcggcattgggatgtacaaactgtgacgatggcgtgatgtttcccctgttttaatttcaaagtattttgtttgatcgattttcaagtagtggttagcgatctggaaaagaaacttgagtctgccgcatttggttctaatgtcaagtgtttgcaaatcagcagatttacacaaagaagttggaGAATCAGAATAACGATACGTATTAAATATAAGCCTTGCTCCGAgacgctggattctttccagcttagaacagttggaagcagtgtaCGGGTCCCAGACAACTTTTGCATATTCGAGGGTAGGCCTAACTAGGCTTTTGAAAACCACACTTTATATTTCAGGAGTTGCACTGCACATATTGCGTCTCAAGCTCCagagtgccttggaagccttagTACATACATTATCTATGTGTGAATTCTAGCGTAAGTCAGATGTCAGTGCTActccaaggtatttaaaattacttactctagttagtaatctaccattaatgctgtaactgtaatcaaggacagttttctttcttgtaatggtcataaaaTCTGTTTTGTTTGAATTTATTACCATCTGCCACACCTTACACCATTCATGTATTTTCTGCACGTTTTGCTTGAGTTCTGCCTGATCTTCTGGagtattaatttgtttataaacGATGCAGTAATCTGCACACAGTCTAACTGGAACGCTCAAACCAACAGGCAAGTCGTTGATGAAGATCAAAAACAAGAGAGGGCCCAGAACGCTGCCCTGGGAACACCGGAATCGACTGGCATGATGTTGGATTTATACTCTTGAACCTGAACATACTGTACTCTAGACGAAAGATATGACCTGAACCACTGAGatatagtttcatttttaaatataGCACTGATTTTTAGTAATAGCTTAGGGTGCGAAACCTTATCAAACGCCTTTGCAAAGTGCAAATATACGATGTCTGTTTGCATGCGGGAATTAATTGATTGGAAAGATCATGTACAGTTTCCGTGAGTTGTGTGATGGTAGAAAGCcccttgcggaagccatgctggtttacaaataggtgattgttactctcaagaaaagttgataagtgagcgtacataatatgttcgagtaacttggaacacgtgctaatgaggtaaatcggtctataattttcaacgttagaagagggaccatttttatgcacaggcactattttcgcacatttccaggcaatgggaacacaactactgtcgacagacgattgaaagattttggtaagaaatttagaattccactctgcatatctatataagaattcattcgggataccgtccggtcctgagttctttttagtgttgatattcaaaaggagtttcagaacaccttcttcacttatttctaaatcgggtataggagggcaacctggaggctcaaaaaacggtgattcgccgtcattttcagtgaaaacagatgcaaaaaatGAATTGAAACTTTCAGCCCTCTGGGGGCTCTCTTCTTCATTAGAATGGTGAGGTTTACCGCCGCCATTTATATATCGCCAGAACTTACTGGGCGCTTCAGTAAGAAATCTGGTGAGAGTCTGACTGTAAAAGGTAATTTTACTTTCTTTGATGAGTCGCTTTAACTCTTGGCTCATACGACATATGGAGGTTTTTAATTCAGGGCTTGGGTATTGTGAGcatctttttcgtttccttttgagCTGTCGTTTTTTGTGAATAATGTCTATTATTCCAAGgatgcttcctttttgttattatcgtggttttaggaatgaacatctcaattgctttcgctgtcatgtttgcaaaaaaatcccaCAACTTATCTGTGCCAAGTCGGTCTTGATATAAACACATGAATTCATCAAACGAGATTTCAAGGTAGTCCAGTAATCCGACATCATTGGCAGCCGCAAAATTCAAAACAGTCTTTCTGCAAGATTTGTGACATATTTCATGAGTCATATTGAGCGACATAATCACCATTTTATGGTCAGACAATCCTTCTTCAACATCACAACTCAGCAAAAACtctagttgaccagatgacaaaaagacaaggtcTAGTATCGAGGATGACGTCGTACATACTCTCGTACTCTTTTCAACAATCTGAGTCAAACCATAGCAATGGGCGAGTTCGATCAGATGTTCACTGCTAGCTGTATCAACTCAGCCGGGAGAAAGCGACATCCAATCAATTCctggcaaattaaaatcacctgtcAACGTAATATTGTCACCAAAGTGTACATTTAGGTCCAGTAACCTTTTTAGGTTATCAAGCACGTCTATGGTTGAATTGGGAGCTCTGTAGAAAGCACCCACTAAGACAGTACGACCATTCAGTCTGGTTTTAATCCATGCAGTTTCTAAATCATCAAACCCTTCTATGACTGAGTACTCTTAACCAGTATTGCAACACCGCCACCCCTCCTTTCACGGTCTTTTCGTACTATGGAGTAGTTTGGGGGAGCAACTTCACAGTCTCTAATATCTTTATGTAGCCATGTCTCTGTGATTACCATAATATCGGGTTCATGTTCAAGGCATATACTTTCTATGGCGTCAACCTTGTTAAGCATGCTCCTAGCGTTCACATTTATAATTTTAAAGCAGAGCGTCTTATGATTGTTTAGTCACTCATTGCTAGTGCTAGTGGCAACCTGGCATTTGAACCGCTGCTTGGTCTCCTCGTTCAATGCGCATAAGGTATTCTTGACTATAACTTATCAAAAATTAACTTAGCTTTCACGCCGTTCTTTCGTTCATCGGCACAGGAGTTCCAAAGGTTTTTTCGTATTTCCACAACCCTTTTAGAAAAATCTTCATTTACACTAAATTGAGTGCCTTTTAGGTTGAAACAGTTACTCATTATTTTCATCTTATCCCTAAAGTCAGTACGTTTAATAATAATCGGTCGGTCTCTACCTGGTTCCCTCTTTCCAAGTCGGTGAATCCTTTCAATAGTGTCCACCCTTTATTTCAAAATTTTATCAAAGATGTCATGGTTTACTTTCTGTAGTGGGTCATCTTCACTCTCTGATTCCTCCTCCTTGACTCCGCGTACAATCAAGTTATTGCGCCGCGAGCGGTTTTCCAACTCATCAAGTTTTCTCGAAACTGTAGTCATTTCTATTTCCAATCTTTCAGCAAAAGTTTCTAGTTTCGAAAGCCTATCCCGAGACTCGTCAAAGGTTTGTAGCTTTTGTTCTATAGCAGACAGCCTGGATTGCATGTCCAGAATTCTTGCTTCAGACGATGTTTGGTTTTCCTGTATTTCGCTTAATTCGCTGAGGATTTCAGTTTCGGAAGCAATTACTTGCTGAATCATTTCCATTGTATCCGGGCCAGGATTTTCCTCATCGTCACCGGATAACTTCAGCAACAGGCCTAAAATTGAGATACAATCACTAAAGCAAACCAGCAATGTGCGTGGACACGGCAACACGATCAAAAAAAGACAGTTGCTACGGCAGCAATATTTTCGTCCACcaacctgcacaaatagtggcacataAGTTCACATTGTCACGacggggttgccgtgtccactgctgatggaaggcGCGGGCGTCCCTTTTATAggcaaaatccgggctggaagtgTGGATGACGTCGCTGTGCTCGAAGAGGGTGCGCAGAAGGCAGTATACACGTGCcgcgacagcagcttgcagtgtgaaaaatgtacgCCCCCCGCGCACGGCAGTCGAAAGGCATCGGCAGAAGCTGGGTGACGATTGAAGCCGCTGTCTGCGCTTACTGCGCGACCCAAGGCGATGGAAAAGAAAACGGTAagtacctgcacaaatagtggcacatcagttgacattgtcacgacggggttgccgtgtccactgctgatggaaggcGCAGGCGTCCCTTATATAGGCAAAATCAAATGTTCATAAAGAAGTTGTAAAATGGTCattatgaaattttgcacaatcatcaaattgtcatgagcacagtCAGTATGCCTTCTTTCACACAtaaggtttccagcggctccagtgcacttcagtttctttttagtacagtgcctttaaaagacagaatttgttcaagggccacaaaatggtaataactgtTTATCACAATTATTATATCTATGCTTCATCactttttaacacaacctccaatatgacccacatgatttgctgcaggagcaggattccagtgtgcaccactcgcattcaatgaaggacctggctgccttttccaagtgttatactaatttttacaatgaaagtgccgttgagcgagtttgacagcaagcaaaaacatgatttgaacccaatagcataaggaaattttaaagtggtccgtaacattatgcttgaaacaagacaacttcaggtttcaatactcatcaaagttgccatcagatctcagctttggtgtgctcataaaggaagggtggggtgcttagttataaagaccaattgtcacggctggtacattgtgctatctacttcaatgatgaaggatgtGACAAACTACCCACCAAAATCTGAgatctggcataaaggctgaaaatcaaaaacaaatgaaggaccactaagacctgaaattatttcctacttgaacagttatgcacatcacaaaggaagctgacaaacggcacgaagttgtactggtattttggcctcagatgctcgctcatttaagcctcagtatcctaactaaaagcaataaaaatgacatgactgttgaaggcatcataagctcctgtaaagctcatctgcagtgagaaaaacaaattctaaccttcaTAATATTTTATAAAATtcagccaatgaggccactgtgtcagtcaccaactaagagaccatgtacaaattatacactgtaaatgcaaaaactctacatgagagcaaagcatgccctgcacttgtgaaacaaatttgtgtcaatgtaagattcttggcaacagaagGTATCACCATTATTGAcatgtgctaaaaaggaagagggcaccttaatgatgctgtacaatttagaattcagcctttcagtaatCTATATTTCATCTAGTACCATGAGCATTgtcagaggagaaggcaaaaatgaaaggaaagctgccagctgtcatgaggcctgccacaaaaaaacactgaacagaagtggtgcacaaacaaaaagaagggatgcactatgcgattacagaacacaaaataacacaggaaaacagggcccaaccaatgaatgaaaagagaacaacataaagaaggtaagcagtactgaacactgctacctctgcaaattgagaacagtgaaatagaacacacctaaaaaataagtttcaaggattataaaaacgtaactttggtcacatattttttaaacgctgcattagacattagaatacatgaatccctaagtggtatttgcctaccaattaataatttataattccattcccttctctgatgttgtttaggcttgatcagccgaatgatggctgtgatgcctagttggcctttaggtctgctgaggcatggaaaaggctacaatataaatgttgatatgcagttttatagcactacaacacctaaaacaggctgtttcaaaagcttgaatgacaacaaatgccatagcagcagttatattaccagctttcttgcttttgacatggcctgaaaaccaactacacgtcgcagccatcgttgggttgataatactgaaacaagGAGAAGGacaaatataaattatttaccagtcatagagcaaatatcatagggtggtccatgtacaggtgcggacagaagCAAAAGGAGCGCGCCGaacaagaactgcgtgtcagcgccgcctagccaaaccagacgaaagctcgaaatcgccacgtgcatgtgcaggcccgcttccggcgTGACCCactcaatgctccgcttgcctcgcattcgaccggcgtctgtgtcgtgctgatgatgatcatgatcggatggttgtgctctgtgtagctagcgaacatttcgggaaacaaagaccgctgtcttgataaggcaaattgcgcggggacgcctctaccattaagccgcttcgtttgagacagctggaggcgtgtttgcgccgcaaacaacccgcatgtttcgaacttttgctgccgctgggactctgctgcgtctcactcgcaagcaaacgcgctcgaaacactcggcatactgccgcagttttgtgttaattttctacagttatcactgatgattcgccttgtccctaccaggcgctgacgcagaactagtgcatgcaccctgcctgtctccctcgaaacaaactgcccctatactggatcctgctcttatcaccactgagacagtgcgctgcgtatcgcgctgtcatgtgcagagcagagctcatggtaatcactttgcatgcaccttcggatcttaggatgactacaagcacccgctgtctcacccacacgaatgccgcggcagcagtgcgtcactgttgcgtgccccgcgtgcgaaattcggcatataagtgcccgtgatcgcccactaatcagagtatgagccTTTACAGTACCCGGCAAGGGTGCCAAActcttctgtgcgagctgtattacttcactgctaccagttacatatagacattggtctgtttgagaatataggtgtggaaacccaacagctgcatccagcacatttggaagcagtcactatccttgagacgctggatcgcgctgcaaaaagtGCCAAGAGCGCCAGTTTCATCTCATTTTAAGCTGTcctcctaggcgaggttccaatgcaggagcactgtggtgtagtacagacacacagggcgcatgctttgccgctccgtcggttcctcgtaggtgcaagccgaaaatgaacggtaactgtattaaAAAACCCGAAACTGCGGTAATGGATCGAGTGtttttgagtttatttggtcCATAGCAAgatggaaatgaatcccagaaGCAACTTAAGTTTGAAGGACGCGTGTTATTTGCGATGAAAACCCGCCTACAGCTGCCACAGATGAAACGGcataatgatagcgtcgcccccgTGGGATTTGTGGCATCAAGGGCAGCGGTCTGTGGgctccgaaatgcccgctcgctgCTAAGTGCACAACCAtccgaccataatcatcatcagcgtgaccctgactacggccaaatgcgaggcaagcggagcaatgagagggttgcgccggtagggggcctgcatatgcgtgtcGCGATTTTCAGCTTACGTGTGGTTTTGGTAGGCGGCActgaaaagcagttctttcttgtgcggcacgctccgtttacttttgttcACGCCTGCACATTAACGTCTAAGGCATTTgaaaaagacgcaagcaaacatctggtgtccatagAATATGCATTTTCTTTCAAGCTTTGCTGAAttatgatatcaggtagcatgccgaaaggctgagtcaaacaggtcactacaagctcctaatttcctgtaagtgtattagagcaagtatattcactgaacttgcacagtgtcatcaccaagcaagtgaatGGGCAAAAAAAATCTAaactgaccaagataatcacagaggtaacaatttatggtgaacattcacctttttcatttagcacttttagcttttttgAGCACAGGCTATAATACAACAGaccttgaagtagtttgcagtagacagTGCTTAATttccactcagatctagaggcagtaaaaatattgcaactacagtgaaaagttcttttaacagtacctcttgctggactagttggtgtaacattgtgtaacaaaagtaaaaacagcgctaatttttacataaacaacacagaaagaacaaACAGGACGGGagctgtcctgtctgttctttctgtgtggtttgtgtaaaagttagcgctgtttctactttcgttatacagtgagaggccacagaagagaaaatgtcaagtccaattaatgtttcatctttgatgtgcattcatagctgcactatatagcaccattcatattcttttcatcaagtgaaataagacgtatttgctggaccagtctctgaggagtgccatgtgacacctgCATTACTGCTGAAGattgacatggttatccttctactatgattgtctatgaggagtgccatggaagatggatactagaggaaaaaagaataaaagcattgttctcatgctgtaatatcaccatagaatgctgccctgtagcccattacttcatattggcattttttaaagcctggctgcattgaacgAGGTTtctagtgactcgagaacaggtggggagggaactaaaaagggagagagagaaagcagctgagctgaggctatgccagtgtgctcgctgtcgctgtgtagccttggagctgagcggccagct
Coding sequences within it:
- the LOC144094140 gene encoding uncharacterized protein LOC144094140 gives rise to the protein MSPLSRFGAVLVCARSGYIAEHNKRRQRLQSSPSFCRCLSTAVRGGRTFFTLQAAVAARVYCLLRTLFEHSDVIHTSSPDFAYKRDARAFHQQWTRQPRRDNVNLCATICAGIVATQLKSSCYQENSTYSTLSSYDARGLHLGYSANFVYQ